The stretch of DNA AGAAGCATGAGTGATGCAATGAAACTTCGAAGAGCACAAAGCAGATTTTGAATCTAATTGAACAGAATAAAAGTATGAATTATTCAaaaacttctttattaagaaagCCCGCTGATGAAAAACCACAATCTAAACAAGCGTTGCTAGAGAAAGCATAAATGAAATCAAAATACTATTCTATTTAACATCAAACAAGGCTGTGATTACATGATACCTAACCAAAAAGATGGAAGACTGCGGAAATCAGAAATCACAATTTTAGCAGCATTTATCAGTTAATCTAccatatactccctccagttCTATATATAAGGGAACAAAAATTGTTACACACAAATTAAGAATTCACTTGTCGTCATTAATTTTAttggtaaaataaaaatgttacagTTTGTCTATTCTAAAAAGTACCGAAAcactaattaaaatttatagcATCTAATGGAAAAACGGGTCTTTTGTGCTACTTTAAGGAAGTGGCTGTTTGTTTCCACTCGAAAAAAGAAGTGATTGGTGCATCTACAAGTAGTGCACatagattttttatttcaatacaCCATAAATGATGTTGTTAGAAATAGAGgaataaaacttaattaaacaTGATCAAATTTGTTGAAagttgcttatattttgaaccATAAAgtacatgattttttttgtttatattcaGAACTAGAGGGAGTACACAACACCACACGATTATAACTCAAACCAGGTATATGTGATCCAGTTAGAAGATAACCAGGGTACAAAATAACCCAGatgccaaaaaagaaaaagcatcTATCGAAAGAAACGGTATCGCATACAAGAACCTAATTCAACTTTATTTATAGATACATTCACACACATATATACATCTGATAGTGCAtaccaattaaattaaatctaattGAGTCGAATATAATCTTTGTGAAGAATTATGAATCAGATACATCTGATAAAAACCTAATTGGTTGATAATAAATATACCCCAGCATTTCATGGAAAGAATCTTCCAGGAAGAATAAAACTTACAGTGTTTAGCCTCTTGATTGTTATGAAATTTAGACTGCTCTCTCAAGTGATAGTCATTGTGTGCATCCTCAATATTCTCATTCTCCAATGAAACATATTCCAACTTTCCATCAACCATTTTAGACGAATTCTTATTCCGCTTATGTTTTTTTCCTGCACGTCGATCAGGCAAAGGTAGACCATTCTCTGGAACAATTCCATTGGGTATATCTGCaagaaatgttttaaaaaaatgtgaggAACCTCaagctaaaaaaataaataaaaataaagatataaaaataaaataaaaaaaagactgCCATTTGATACACCACCAACCTTGTTTAACTTTTGACTGATGCGAATGATTAATTTTTGGGGAATCTGAATCAGCTGAAGATTTAGTCGGCATCATGGAACCATTTGATGTGGTATTAAGCACAACATCCAGATTATTTGGGCACCCATTCTCCTTTGCCAGCTGTTCCTGAAAATAAAATGTGCAAGATCAGCGGGTGTCTTTCCAGCAATAATACCTGATTCTTGGCTTTAagtatttttctataatttgtATGTTTGCCTATAGGTCCACTAACAATACAATAGTAACTTGAAGATTAGTAACCAGAAATTATGCCTGTTTACATGCAGTAGGAGATGCTCAAAAAGGGGATTTATACCTGCATAGGTAGTCTTCTATGTTCTTGTGCATCTGAACCATCAGCAACAGGCTTCAATTGACAATCTTGACGTTTATCTGTCACTTCCTCTACACAAGTACCAGATAATTTCTTCTGTTGCTCAGCAAGGTGCTTCTGTTTGGCCTCATTTTCAATCCTCCGTTGAAGTTCCAAAGTTTCTTCAAGCTTTTTTTCCTCCTCTTCAAGCTCAATTTTACGTCTAAATTCCTCTTCGTGGTGTTCCAAATCATCCTCATTCATAGAAACAACCTCATGATCTTGAAAGTCACTATCAGGTGATACCAGATCAGAACTGCAATCAGAAACATTTTTAAGAAAAGTTACATCATCTCTAGAagaatatataacaaaaaatgaaaacccaGAAAAACAAAATGAACATATACTGACTCAAGAGTTGTAGACTGGAGCAAGGGATACATAGAACCACTTGTGCCCTGCAAAAGTGATAAATTTTAATCAGTTATCATAGACAATGGCCAAATATATGAACAAATTCACAACATGCATGATGAACACCTTCAAATCTCTTGTTTTCCTGTGATCtttattcttcttcttatcCTTTGTCTTCTCCACATGTCTTGTGTTCTCATTTCCCCCTTTGCTAATCTTCTTGGAATCAAGAGCAAGTTCAGCCAAAAATGCTTCACCTGCAGCATCAGATTTCTCCCTTGCATCTTTCTCAGCCAAATCTTCCAAAAGTGTCTAAAAGatcaagaaaaacaaatatatagttAAGTTAAAGATGAAATAATGGTACATGTTAGGGTAGTTTGTATACAAACCTTTAGGTACGACTTCACTAGAGGCACTATTATTGCTCGATAATCATTGGCAGAAATGTGCCCAAGCTTGAGTTCCAATTGCTGCACCTCTGAAACACATTTAATTATTTCAGCATCGACTTTGCTAATCTGCATAGTAAACACATTGGGTTAGAATATCAAGACAAAAATCCATCCTCGCAATTAACTAAGTAGACACAGGACAAGAACCAACCAACTAACCTCTATAGACGAGTGCTCTTTCAGTTTCTGAATAGCAATTTCTATACAGCCATCCATTTGGTGCAAGCAGTCCTTCATTCTCCATTCATCATCTTCACCGGATTCCAAGTCACATAACTGAGAAGTCACACCGGTATATGTTTCCTCATAGCCAAATTGATTAACATTCATCGCTTCTGCTTCTTGCAAAACATTTGATATACAATCCATCTCAAACCTATTGCCAGCATACATCATTTCATTCTCACTCTCAGCAAGCTCTTCTCTCCGCCTTTTTAAGACAGACTCATAGCTTCGCTGCACAAATTCTCCCACATTTTCCCTCTTCTTACCTTCTTCAAGACAAAGATCCTCTATTGTCTGTAGTGCTTCCTCATAACTTATACGGTCACACTTCTTCTGGCACAGGCTATGTAATTGATAAAACTCCTTGTCAAGTGTCCGGACCATTTCTTGTCCTTGACATGTTTTATCTTCTTTGGTCCGAATCCATGACGTCAACTGATCCCCAATAGGCCGACTTGAATATAGCCAGGACAGCCAAGCACCACTATTGTCTGAAATTCCATCAGGAGAACTAGGGGTGACCATGTCCTCGAAGACAGCCTCCTGGGGTGTACCAGGAGTGACTTGTGTTGGCAGTAGACACTCATCCAAGAGAAGGCATGATGCATCTCCATTGAGAacaattttatctttaatttcaGGACCTTGACTAATATCATTCAAATCATTCTTGGGACTACTACTTTTATCAGAATATCTACCCAACCCACAAGCATGAGACATTTCCTGCAGAAACTGGAGAATTTTCTTAAGTTGTGAAGCTCCCAGAAAGCATATACACATTGGTGTTTGGTCTACATCATGTTTTAGAAGTTCAGAACCAGCAGCAAGACCCTGGATCTCACCCATACTAAATTGTATGACTTTGTGAAGATGACTAGCAGCAAGACATTTGTGTCTGATAAGTATCTCAAATACTCCATGGATTTTCTCTAGAAGTTTTGCACGCTCCTTGTCATCAGATACTGGCCAACAATCAGTAACGGGATTTGCCATAAACTGTTGGTCCTCAATGCCTTCTTTGGCATCACTTTCAGCATTTTTATAGTACTTACTGCTTTCGGTCGTACAATTGCCAATACTGTACCCTAAACTTTCCTTTTCGTGGTAAGAGCTGCTTGAATCATCTTTAAAACAATCATCGTAGTCCTGAGTAAGATAATCCTCTGGAAGAGATGGACCTTTCAGTTTTGCTTTATAGTCAATCATTTTAACTGCAGCTGAGACATCCAAAGGCTTCCAAGAACAATTAAGAATCATCTCAATCCATTCATTGTCGACATGTTGAGGCAAAAGTCTCTGCATTTTTGGCGACAGAGTCTGAAGGTGCACATGCATAACATGCTGCCTATGAAATTCCTGATTGGGAAATTTCTCAGCACAAATGCCACAATTCCAAAATTTCCATGTCTTATTGGCTTCAGCATAAAACAGAGCTTCTGATAAAACATCTTTCGGTAAAGTATCCTTTGTAGAGCCAAAGTGGGACATGATATCAGATATTTTAATCCTAAGCCAGTCCTTCTTCACATCCATACTCAGTGAATCCCAATAAGTTAGCACCCACTTTCTCCTTTCGGCTGAAGAGCCATTGTTTCTCACATGCCTTCGCCTCTCACCTATTCTCTGATTAGACCCTGAAGACACATCCAATGCTCTGTCATCCCTATCTCCTTCATTTGGGGACTGGGGTGACTCCGACTGCTGCTGCAACAGCCTTGCAGCAGCTACCCTTACTTCaatctcttttcttctttcctcGGGAGTCTTGGTCACCTTCTTAATCTCATTTGGCCTTCTAGTCTGAACCAACCTAACCTCCATAGGGTCCTCCGTAGCCCTCCTTATAGGAATCAACCGAAACCTCTCTTCCCCATTACTCAGATTTTTCATCCAAGACGACAATGAAGCTATGTTTGACTTCTGAATCAGCTGCCTCAACTCAGCCTGGACATGTAATATCCGATCTTCCAAACTAGACACTTTCTGTTCGCTCTCATCCTGCAATGTCTCCTTAGCAGGATCATTCGGGTTCTCAATAGCAAGCCCTCTCTCACACTCGTGCACCACATCCTCATAATCCTTCCCCTCAGTGGCTGCTTCCAACATCACAGTGGCATGAAAATGTGCATACTCAATCGAATTCGGCGAAAGCTCAACAGCTCTCCGCGCCGATTCAACAGCATGCTTCAAATGCCGCTGTTTAGCACTACAATCAGTAATAATGGAAGCCACTTTGAAACATATAAACCCATGAATTCGATAAACGAAAGCGGAGTAAGGTGAACCATCCTCCTTCAAGCACAACTCCTTCATAAGCTTCATTGCTCTATTATGATTCCCACGACGAAACGTGGTTAGGGCTCGCTCACATTCTACCTTAATTGCAGAGAAATCGGAACCCTCAGATTGAGGAGAAACTAATTCGATCTTGCTAGGGTTAGTGAGATTTTGATCGAAGAGAATAATTGAATCGGCGTCGGGTGAAGTAGAACCATTGGCGGCTCCGCCGATGGGGGGTTGAGCCACCGGAGAAGCCGCCGGCGATAGTTTGGAACGTGGAACAGAGTTTCGCTTTTTGTGTCCCATGAATTGAGGTCATGCAAATCGTGGGATTCACGTGCATAAATTAGAGattcagaaaataaaaaacgatagagagagagagagagagagagagagagagagagagagagaaagctgACCTAGATAGAGAAAAGTGAGAAAAAGTGGTTGCCGGAGACGGTGACGGAGAAAGATCGGAGAGAAAATGAAAACCTAAAAAGAGAGAGTGAAGAAGGGAGCAACCTACCCACACAGCAGAGATGGGTGAGGTTTTCAGTTACATGAAatgaaagagagaaagagagagcaattcaatcaaattaaattaaaaattagtgTGAGAACTATTTACAagttatttatcaaaaaaaataaatgaaattgattttttttttataagaaaattaaattgatttttgttttatgggattattatttttatttatttataggctATAGCTAATAAGATGTGTAATcacaattaataaaataactagaacatcgacccgtgcggtgcacgggtctgattagctgtaagttatataatgattaaataagatatgataattccaataatgtaaggtatatgaaaaaagtcgagtaacattaaacgatagttcaacaattattttggaaaaatattcatacaaagaaaattatgttatattgcggaagacttccttatataccacattcgaagtcttagtcgtatcttcaccgtcgtcatcgatgatcaatatttttaatccttttctagaagtaactcttgaaattgcaacatacaactgaccatgtgaaaacactggcgacgaaagatatatcccaacatgctttaaaggttgtccctgactcttattaatagtcattgcaaaagaaatcattatagggaaattgtctccgttgaaatttaaaaggaattctcacgtcagatggtgtcagagaaaatctaggtatgaaaacctgatcaccaatattacttcctgaaataatttttccttcaagagcacgttttcccaatctcataataataagtcttgttccattgcataatcctaatttttgattcaaattcttTAATAGCATAACTTGAGCtacaactttaagtctcaacttgtgtgagtggagtatcataactcaaatatgttttttcttcaccatgaattaaattcaacatataatcatttattgtgtcgactattgaatttttaggagctagtataactctattttggaaatacgttatatcgttcatgtcttgtaaaagttggggataggtgccttcaacgatagaagcaagaggatcacctgaatttggaatcaataaatctgatggaatgtcaagttctaaatcatcgtcgttgtcatcttcaatttctccatcgtcaacacccaaaactcattcaaaaaacaatcttctttgttcaacgtctgcactcgaagcaccactgagaagcctcatgtttttacttaatgttaaaacttcacaaaaattccaaagaaccgaagaattaatagtagcaaaaacaacttctggccttgtacctttgagtattactggtagaatttgtctaaaatctccgccaaaagcaacaacttttccaccgaagggaacgcgtttatttttttcatcaacagacttgagaatatattttaaagttcgatcaacagcttcgaaacagtgtttgtgcatcattggtgcttcatcccatataatgagctttgctttttgtattaatagcgccaaagggcttttaggaactatggtacatgttgaaaactcgtcaacatttagaggaatacaaaaccttgaatgtgttgttctaccgccaggtataagcaatgtaccgatcccacttgaggcaattgttaaaactatcttaccttttga from Trifolium pratense cultivar HEN17-A07 linkage group LG5, ARS_RC_1.1, whole genome shotgun sequence encodes:
- the LOC123887547 gene encoding uncharacterized protein LOC123887547 — encoded protein: MGHKKRNSVPRSKLSPAASPVAQPPIGGAANGSTSPDADSIILFDQNLTNPSKIELVSPQSEGSDFSAIKVECERALTTFRRGNHNRAMKLMKELCLKEDGSPYSAFVYRIHGFICFKVASIITDCSAKQRHLKHAVESARRAVELSPNSIEYAHFHATVMLEAATEGKDYEDVVHECERGLAIENPNDPAKETLQDESEQKVSSLEDRILHVQAELRQLIQKSNIASLSSWMKNLSNGEERFRLIPIRRATEDPMEVRLVQTRRPNEIKKVTKTPEERRKEIEVRVAAARLLQQQSESPQSPNEGDRDDRALDVSSGSNQRIGERRRHVRNNGSSAERRKWVLTYWDSLSMDVKKDWLRIKISDIMSHFGSTKDTLPKDVLSEALFYAEANKTWKFWNCGICAEKFPNQEFHRQHVMHVHLQTLSPKMQRLLPQHVDNEWIEMILNCSWKPLDVSAAVKMIDYKAKLKGPSLPEDYLTQDYDDCFKDDSSSSYHEKESLGYSIGNCTTESSKYYKNAESDAKEGIEDQQFMANPVTDCWPVSDDKERAKLLEKIHGVFEILIRHKCLAASHLHKVIQFSMGEIQGLAAGSELLKHDVDQTPMCICFLGASQLKKILQFLQEMSHACGLGRYSDKSSSPKNDLNDISQGPEIKDKIVLNGDASCLLLDECLLPTQVTPGTPQEAVFEDMVTPSSPDGISDNSGAWLSWLYSSRPIGDQLTSWIRTKEDKTCQGQEMVRTLDKEFYQLHSLCQKKCDRISYEEALQTIEDLCLEEGKKRENVGEFVQRSYESVLKRRREELAESENEMMYAGNRFEMDCISNVLQEAEAMNVNQFGYEETYTGVTSQLCDLESGEDDEWRMKDCLHQMDGCIEIAIQKLKEHSSIEISKVDAEIIKCVSEVQQLELKLGHISANDYRAIIVPLVKSYLKTLLEDLAEKDAREKSDAAGEAFLAELALDSKKISKGGNENTRHVEKTKDKKKNKDHRKTRDLKGTSGSMYPLLQSTTLDSDLVSPDSDFQDHEVVSMNEDDLEHHEEEFRRKIELEEEEKKLEETLELQRRIENEAKQKHLAEQQKKLSGTCVEEVTDKRQDCQLKPVADGSDAQEHRRLPMQEQLAKENGCPNNLDVVLNTTSNGSMMPTKSSADSDSPKINHSHQSKVKQDIPNGIVPENGLPLPDRRAGKKHKRNKNSSKMVDGKLEYVSLENENIEDAHNDYHLREQSKFHNNQEAKHLLENNGAKVMKESPVEDEEEERFQADLKMAVRQSLDTYQARGNLPLASSMRIPQRSSSQVDHLGIASLEDSTPDVNGASLLGTGLRNEVGEYNCFLNVIIQSLWHLRRFRVEFLARSRSEHDHVGNPCVVCALYEIFTALDLASKDSRREAVAPTSLRIALSNLYPHSNFFQEAQMNDASEVLAVIFDCLHQSFTRGSGVSDAKTVESKVMGSWDCAAGSCIAHSLFGMDIFEQMNCYHCGLESRHLKYTSFFHNINANALRTMKATFPESSLDKLLNLVERNHQLACDQEVGGCGKLNHIHHFLSTPPHVFMTVLGWQNTCESADDITATLAALSTKINISVLYRGLDPKSTHNLVSVVCYYGQHYHCFAYSHDHGQWIMYDDKTVKIIGGWADVLTMCERGHLQPQVLFFEAVN